Proteins encoded together in one Pseudomonas sp. ADAK13 window:
- a CDS encoding nucleoside hydrolase, with product MKRLIIDCDPGNGIAGANVDDGLALALALAAPELSLELVTTVAGNTPSAVGYNVAKDLMARTGRSLPVVRGSTQALQEPGGPWRDALDNTVHKRQLVHLWNGVRPPLNFEAPAQEAADAIGQLICANPGEITLVAIGPLTNVALAIERYPDMIKAVRQIVIMGGVFALDDFIKDTNFGFDPEAADRVLGCGANITLVPLDVTTQTLMTHHDLDRIQQLDTPLARFICETFRPWIDYSMATRSLAGCWVHDALVIAWLLDPRVATATQYYTEVELRAGRTRGKTWRYKQPLRLDVGITPPTTGLVDVLQTVDNRLLLEIIERYLSMQPLKASVSY from the coding sequence ATGAAACGTTTAATTATTGATTGCGATCCCGGAAACGGGATTGCAGGCGCCAATGTTGACGACGGTCTGGCATTGGCGCTGGCACTGGCTGCACCCGAATTGTCGCTTGAACTGGTCACCACGGTGGCAGGCAACACCCCCAGCGCCGTGGGTTACAACGTCGCCAAAGACCTGATGGCCCGAACCGGCCGCTCGTTACCCGTGGTCAGGGGCAGCACTCAGGCACTGCAGGAACCCGGCGGGCCCTGGCGCGATGCGCTGGACAACACCGTACACAAACGCCAGCTCGTGCATTTATGGAATGGCGTGCGCCCTCCCCTGAATTTCGAGGCCCCGGCCCAGGAAGCGGCCGACGCCATAGGCCAGTTGATTTGCGCGAACCCTGGGGAAATCACCCTGGTGGCGATCGGGCCGCTGACCAACGTGGCGCTGGCGATTGAACGCTACCCGGACATGATCAAGGCGGTCAGGCAAATCGTGATCATGGGCGGTGTTTTCGCCCTGGATGACTTCATCAAGGACACCAACTTCGGCTTCGATCCGGAAGCGGCGGACCGTGTCCTCGGTTGTGGCGCGAATATCACCCTGGTGCCCCTGGACGTCACCACGCAAACCCTGATGACGCACCACGACCTGGACCGTATCCAGCAACTCGATACGCCCCTCGCCCGTTTTATCTGCGAGACGTTCAGGCCCTGGATCGACTACTCAATGGCCACCCGCAGCCTGGCCGGTTGCTGGGTCCATGACGCCCTGGTGATTGCCTGGTTGCTGGATCCGCGCGTTGCCACCGCCACGCAGTACTACACGGAAGTAGAACTGCGCGCCGGCCGTACGCGGGGCAAAACCTGGCGCTATAAGCAGCCACTGCGGCTGGACGTTGGCATCACACCGCCTACTACTGGCCTGGTGGACGTATTGCAGACCGTGGACAACCGATTGCTGCTGGAAATCATCGAACGGTACTTGTCGATGCAGCCGCTCAAAGCATCGGTGAGCTACTGA
- a CDS encoding MFS transporter: MSTVASAAQPDAPIAWGAADESLITPQGRRELYRATLACWLGTAMEYADFALYGLAAGLIFGDVFFPNVSPAMALLSTFATWSVGFVARPIGALFFGWLGDRKGRKVVMVSTVVLMGASTTLIGLIPSYASIGIWAPACLVLLRFTQGFGAGAELAAGTVMLGEFAPAKQRGLVSSVIALGSNSGTLLASLVWLAVVQMDQQQLQDWGWRIPFLCSSLIALAALWLRRNLRETPVFELRKAQLQAQRDNALTAPVQPVGFWKGSRAFLTMVGLRIGENGPSYLAQGFIVGYVVKVLAVDKSVATQSVLIASILGFLIIPLAGWLSDRFGRRIVYRCFCLLLMLYAFPAFMLLDSRDPAIVMTTIVVGMGLASLGIFGVQAAWSVEIFGVKNRYTKLALAKELGSILSGGTAPLVAAALLTWTGHWWAIAGYFVAMAGIGFVTTFVAPETRGRDLNALEDAI, encoded by the coding sequence ATGTCGACAGTTGCAAGTGCTGCTCAACCCGATGCGCCTATCGCATGGGGCGCAGCGGATGAAAGCTTGATAACCCCGCAAGGACGCCGGGAGTTGTATCGCGCCACCCTCGCTTGTTGGCTGGGCACGGCAATGGAGTACGCAGACTTCGCCCTGTATGGCCTGGCGGCGGGCCTTATCTTCGGCGATGTGTTTTTCCCCAATGTGTCGCCTGCGATGGCGTTGCTTTCCACCTTCGCGACCTGGTCGGTGGGCTTTGTGGCGCGGCCGATCGGTGCGCTGTTCTTCGGATGGCTGGGTGATCGCAAGGGCCGCAAGGTGGTCATGGTCTCGACCGTTGTGTTGATGGGCGCTTCCACCACGTTGATCGGCTTGATCCCCAGCTATGCATCGATCGGTATCTGGGCGCCGGCATGCCTGGTACTGCTGCGCTTTACCCAGGGCTTTGGTGCAGGCGCCGAATTGGCCGCAGGCACGGTGATGCTGGGCGAGTTCGCGCCCGCCAAACAACGAGGCCTGGTGTCTTCGGTGATTGCCCTGGGCTCCAACAGTGGGACCTTGCTGGCTTCATTGGTGTGGCTTGCCGTGGTGCAAATGGATCAACAGCAACTGCAGGACTGGGGATGGCGCATTCCGTTCCTGTGCAGTTCGCTGATTGCCCTGGCCGCCCTGTGGCTGCGTCGCAACCTGCGGGAAACGCCGGTGTTCGAACTTCGAAAGGCCCAATTGCAAGCGCAGCGCGATAACGCCCTCACTGCCCCTGTACAGCCGGTTGGTTTCTGGAAAGGCAGCCGGGCATTTCTGACCATGGTCGGCCTGCGCATTGGCGAGAACGGCCCGTCTTACCTGGCCCAGGGGTTTATCGTCGGCTATGTGGTGAAGGTGCTTGCGGTGGACAAATCTGTCGCGACCCAGTCCGTGTTGATCGCGTCGATCCTCGGCTTCTTGATCATCCCCTTGGCGGGCTGGCTGTCTGACCGGTTCGGTCGACGCATCGTGTACCGCTGTTTCTGCCTGCTGCTGATGCTCTACGCCTTCCCGGCGTTCATGCTGCTGGATTCCCGCGACCCGGCTATTGTCATGACCACCATCGTGGTCGGCATGGGCCTCGCTTCCCTGGGTATCTTCGGCGTACAGGCGGCCTGGAGCGTCGAGATATTCGGCGTAAAAAACCGCTACACCAAACTCGCCCTGGCCAAGGAGCTGGGCTCGATCCTCTCCGGCGGTACCGCGCCTCTGGTGGCTGCCGCGCTGCTGACCTGGACCGGCCACTGGTGGGCGATTGCCGGGTACTTTGTCGCCATGGCCGGGATCGGTTTCGTGACGACCTTTGTCGCCCCGGAAACCCGTGGGCGCGACCTCAACGCGCTGGAAGATGCTATCTAG
- a CDS encoding LysR family transcriptional regulator, protein MDYFAALTAFVEAAEGNNFSRAADRLGIKASTVSRYVKDLEQDLGIALFNRSTRTLRLTEGGQTFLMHARRVLDELEQAKAATSALNEQPRGVLKLNLPPAFARHHVLPTLNAFLARYPQIKLELVLDDRHVNLIHAGADLAIRIGTLADSTLKARKICDENYRLVASPGFCREHPAPSRPADLAALPGILGAAEIAFANGHEVSPLVHKDCLRINDLDAQMIAVQQGLGFALLPDWLVAERIDVGELVVWLPEWSIRIAGRESAVWFVYPPKRIVSSKVRCFIDFIVEQLGETPHWKRVS, encoded by the coding sequence GTGGACTACTTCGCAGCGTTAACCGCCTTTGTGGAAGCGGCCGAGGGGAATAACTTCTCCCGCGCCGCCGACCGGCTGGGCATCAAGGCGTCTACGGTTTCACGCTACGTGAAAGACCTGGAGCAGGACCTGGGCATCGCCCTGTTCAACCGCTCGACCCGCACGCTGCGCCTGACCGAGGGCGGCCAGACCTTCCTGATGCACGCACGCCGGGTGCTGGACGAACTGGAGCAGGCCAAGGCGGCTACCTCGGCGCTGAACGAACAGCCCCGTGGCGTGCTCAAGCTCAACCTGCCGCCCGCCTTTGCCCGCCACCATGTGCTGCCCACCTTAAACGCGTTCCTGGCCCGCTACCCGCAGATCAAGCTGGAACTGGTGCTGGATGACCGCCACGTCAACCTGATCCACGCCGGCGCGGACCTGGCGATCCGGATTGGCACCCTGGCGGATTCCACGTTGAAGGCCCGCAAGATTTGCGATGAAAACTACCGGCTGGTGGCCAGCCCGGGGTTTTGCCGGGAGCACCCGGCACCGTCCAGACCTGCCGACCTGGCGGCACTGCCCGGGATTCTGGGGGCGGCTGAGATTGCTTTCGCCAACGGGCATGAAGTGTCGCCGCTGGTGCATAAAGACTGCCTCCGGATCAACGACCTGGACGCGCAGATGATCGCCGTACAGCAAGGCCTGGGGTTTGCCTTGCTGCCCGACTGGCTGGTGGCCGAGCGCATTGACGTCGGCGAGCTGGTGGTGTGGTTGCCTGAGTGGAGTATCCGGATCGCCGGCCGCGAATCGGCGGTGTGGTTCGTCTATCCGCCCAAGCGCATCGTGTCTTCCAAGGTGCGGTGTTTCATCGACTTTATCGTCGAGCAACTCGGCGAAACGCCGCACTGGAAGCGCGTCAGCTAA
- a CDS encoding fimbria/pilus periplasmic chaperone, whose amino-acid sequence MFANKIDVKKIMITAKTIPTLLALAVAVLASPTEAGVALGATRVIYPADQKQTALGLSNNNNKDTFLIQSWVENSEGKKDGRFVITPPLFVMQGKKDNTLRIVDASNSSLAKDRESLFWINVKAIPSVDKALQKDNTLQLAITSRIKLLYRPRDLSISPEDAPAKLTFKRSGKTLLITNPSPYFLTITELAAGTRTLENAMAPPMGSVTVGLPGDTAGAISYRTINDYGALTPVMKGTEQ is encoded by the coding sequence GTGTTCGCCAACAAGATTGACGTGAAAAAAATCATGATAACCGCAAAGACAATTCCAACCCTGCTCGCATTGGCAGTGGCTGTTCTCGCCAGCCCCACGGAAGCGGGCGTGGCCCTCGGTGCAACGCGCGTTATTTACCCTGCAGATCAGAAACAAACAGCGCTGGGATTAAGTAACAACAATAACAAGGACACCTTTCTTATCCAGTCCTGGGTTGAGAACAGTGAAGGCAAGAAAGACGGTCGGTTTGTCATTACACCGCCCTTGTTTGTGATGCAGGGGAAAAAGGACAACACGCTGCGTATTGTCGATGCCAGCAACAGTAGCCTGGCGAAAGACCGGGAAAGTTTATTCTGGATCAACGTCAAGGCCATTCCGTCTGTAGACAAGGCCCTACAGAAAGACAATACGCTGCAACTGGCAATCACCAGCCGGATAAAACTGCTGTATCGCCCACGGGATCTGAGTATTTCCCCGGAAGACGCACCGGCAAAGTTGACCTTCAAGCGCAGTGGGAAAACCCTGCTCATTACCAATCCCAGCCCTTACTTCCTGACCATCACGGAACTTGCTGCCGGTACTCGGACGCTGGAGAACGCGATGGCGCCGCCTATGGGCTCCGTGACAGTGGGCCTGCCTGGTGACACGGCCGGGGCGATCAGCTATCGAACCATCAACGACTACGGTGCGCTGACGCCAGTGATGAAAGGAACCGAGCAGTAA
- the fimA gene encoding type 1 fimbrial major subunit FimA encodes MRKINLINSAIAASLLSVGVAHADITTVNGGTIHFQGEVVNAACAVDTGSTDQTVQLGQVRTAALSAAGQTSTAVGFNIQLNDCDTSVSSQASVAFTGVTDPTNTEALALESSAAGAATNVGVQVLDRVGTPLTFDGATFSNPLTLNDGTNTLPFQARYIATGVATAGTANANANFKVQYQ; translated from the coding sequence ATGCGGAAAATTAATCTGATTAACAGCGCGATTGCAGCCTCACTGTTGTCTGTAGGCGTAGCTCACGCAGACATTACAACAGTCAATGGCGGCACCATTCACTTTCAGGGTGAAGTTGTTAACGCAGCTTGCGCAGTTGATACGGGCTCTACTGACCAGACCGTACAACTGGGCCAAGTGAGAACCGCGGCACTGAGCGCGGCCGGCCAGACCAGTACGGCTGTTGGTTTTAATATCCAGCTGAATGACTGCGATACCTCGGTTTCATCTCAAGCGTCTGTCGCGTTCACGGGTGTCACTGATCCCACCAATACCGAAGCGCTGGCCCTGGAAAGCTCTGCTGCCGGTGCTGCAACCAACGTCGGCGTTCAGGTTCTGGACCGCGTAGGCACCCCCCTGACATTTGACGGCGCCACGTTCAGCAACCCGTTGACCCTCAATGATGGCACCAACACCTTGCCGTTCCAGGCACGTTACATCGCAACGGGTGTAGCCACAGCGGGTACTGCCAACGCCAACGCGAACTTCAAAGTGCAATACCAGTAA
- the treS gene encoding maltose alpha-D-glucosyltransferase — translation MTDAEKNHVAWLVEQSMLHAAKQRAKLYSGQGRLWQQPYAHTRPRDASALSSVWFTAYPASIVTRENGSVLEALGDETLWHALSKIGIQGIHNGPLKRSGGLTGTEHTPTIDGNFDRISFDIDPQLGTEAQLQSLARMAAAHNAVIIDDVIPSHTGKGADFRLAEMAYEDYPGLYHMVEIREEDWPLLPEITEGRDAQNLSPTQVDALRDKHYIVGQLQRVIFFEPGVKETDWSATDVVIGVDGKPRRWVYLHYFKEGQPSLNWLDPTFAAQQMIIGDALHAIDVMGAKILRLDANGFLGVERKLEGNAWSESHPLSITGNQLLGGAIRKAGGFSFQELNLTVDDIAAMSHGGADLSYDFITRPAYQHALLMGDTEFLRLMLREMHTLGIDPGSLIHALQNHDELTLELVHFWTLHAHDTYLYQGQTFPGGILREHIREQMYERLAGEHAPYNLKFVTNGVSCTTASIITAALGIRDLEAITPADIQQIRQIHLLLVMYNAMQPGVFALSGWDLVGALPLPAEDVAHLMLDGDTRWIHRGAYDLVDLNPDAPQSAGHMPRPKTLYGSLTHQLTDPDSFASQLQRILAVRRAYDIAASRQILVPDVQHPGLLIMVHELPAGKGTQITALNFGSTPITETLHLPDIAPGPVVDIINERVEGDLTPEGDFTITLDAYEGLALRVVSSSPML, via the coding sequence ATGACGGATGCCGAGAAGAATCATGTGGCCTGGCTGGTAGAACAATCGATGCTGCACGCCGCTAAACAGCGGGCCAAACTCTACTCGGGGCAAGGCAGGCTATGGCAACAGCCTTATGCACACACGCGGCCCCGTGATGCTTCAGCCCTGTCGTCGGTGTGGTTCACGGCGTACCCGGCGTCTATTGTTACCCGCGAAAACGGCAGCGTGCTGGAGGCCCTGGGTGATGAAACCTTGTGGCATGCGCTGTCGAAAATCGGCATCCAGGGCATTCATAACGGCCCGCTGAAACGCTCGGGCGGCCTGACGGGCACCGAGCACACGCCGACCATTGACGGCAACTTTGACCGCATCAGTTTCGACATCGACCCGCAACTGGGCACAGAAGCGCAGCTTCAATCCCTGGCCCGCATGGCCGCCGCGCATAACGCGGTGATCATTGACGACGTGATTCCGTCCCACACCGGCAAGGGCGCGGACTTCCGCCTGGCCGAGATGGCCTACGAAGACTACCCCGGGCTCTACCACATGGTGGAAATCCGCGAGGAAGACTGGCCATTGCTGCCCGAGATTACCGAAGGCCGCGATGCACAGAACCTCAGCCCGACGCAGGTCGACGCCCTCAGAGACAAGCACTACATCGTCGGCCAGTTGCAGCGGGTGATTTTCTTCGAGCCCGGGGTCAAGGAAACCGACTGGAGCGCCACCGACGTGGTCATCGGCGTGGACGGCAAGCCCCGGCGCTGGGTGTACTTGCATTACTTCAAGGAAGGCCAACCGTCGCTGAACTGGCTGGACCCGACCTTCGCCGCGCAGCAGATGATCATTGGCGACGCACTGCACGCCATCGACGTGATGGGCGCGAAAATCCTGCGCCTGGACGCCAACGGATTCCTCGGCGTGGAGCGCAAACTTGAAGGTAACGCCTGGTCTGAAAGCCATCCGCTGTCCATCACCGGCAACCAATTGCTGGGCGGCGCGATTCGCAAGGCGGGCGGCTTCAGCTTCCAGGAGCTGAACCTGACGGTGGACGACATTGCCGCCATGTCCCATGGCGGCGCCGACCTGTCCTATGACTTCATCACCCGCCCGGCGTACCAGCACGCGCTGTTGATGGGGGACACCGAATTCCTGCGCCTGATGCTCCGGGAGATGCATACCCTCGGCATCGACCCTGGCTCACTGATCCATGCCTTGCAGAACCATGACGAACTGACCCTGGAGCTGGTGCATTTCTGGACGCTGCACGCCCATGACACCTACCTGTACCAGGGGCAGACCTTCCCCGGCGGCATCCTGCGCGAGCACATTCGTGAGCAGATGTACGAACGCCTGGCGGGCGAGCACGCGCCGTATAACCTGAAGTTCGTGACCAACGGGGTGTCCTGCACCACCGCCAGCATCATCACGGCGGCGCTGGGGATTCGCGACCTTGAGGCGATCACCCCCGCAGATATCCAGCAGATCCGCCAGATTCACCTGCTGCTGGTGATGTACAACGCGATGCAACCGGGGGTGTTCGCACTCTCCGGATGGGACCTGGTCGGCGCACTGCCCTTGCCGGCAGAGGACGTTGCCCATTTGATGCTGGATGGCGACACTCGCTGGATTCACCGCGGCGCCTACGACCTGGTAGACCTGAACCCGGACGCGCCGCAGTCCGCCGGGCACATGCCGCGCCCTAAAACCCTGTATGGCAGCCTGACCCACCAGTTGACCGACCCGGACTCGTTTGCCTCCCAACTGCAGAGAATCCTCGCGGTGCGCCGTGCCTACGACATCGCCGCCAGTCGCCAGATCCTGGTGCCGGACGTACAGCACCCGGGGCTGTTGATCATGGTCCACGAACTGCCGGCGGGCAAAGGCACCCAGATCACCGCACTGAACTTCGGCTCCACACCCATCACCGAAACCCTGCACCTGCCCGATATTGCGCCCGGGCCGGTGGTGGACATCATCAATGAGCGGGTAGAAGGTGATTTGACGCCCGAGGGGGACTTCACCATTACGCTGGATGCATATGAAGGCTTGGCGTTGCGGGTGGTCAGTAGCTCACCGATGCTTTGA
- a CDS encoding OprD family outer membrane porin, with the protein MKRSTLALAVTTSILAQQALAAGFIDDSTASVNARTFYLRSDNPNTPGVDQNELTQGFKLDYLSGFTQGTVGFGLDVQAMQAFNLSGGTQHPSASTSNSLAPVDSDGTPVDSWSRLGANAKLRVSKTEFHAGSALQPNLPILVANDGRLLPQTFEGVTVTSKDIDNLTINAGQLNRSTGRASSNSTGLAIAGGTQDSNSFTYAGADWKITPTTTLQYYRADLKDYYTQDFLGLLNTTPLGENSRFKTDLRYFNSKSQGKNGTTGYLFNNNGGYASEPGKVDNTTWSAAFTYYLGGNAFMLGRQQVSDSGGTVYLNQGNVVGGAGNSEGNGGASVYLITDVMDNSFIRAGENTNFAQYSYDFAALGVPGLSASALYLHGDNIRSVDGASRYSEWERDMRIDYVVQSGPLKGFGTSLREGSFRSGIPNVGAVDQARVIFSYTYAIF; encoded by the coding sequence ATGAAACGGTCCACCCTCGCACTGGCAGTGACTACCAGTATCCTTGCGCAACAAGCACTGGCAGCAGGCTTTATCGACGACAGCACGGCGTCGGTCAACGCGCGCACTTTTTACCTTCGCAGTGATAACCCGAACACCCCGGGCGTTGATCAGAACGAACTGACCCAGGGTTTCAAACTCGACTATCTCTCCGGGTTTACCCAAGGCACGGTCGGCTTCGGTCTCGACGTTCAAGCCATGCAGGCATTCAACCTTTCCGGTGGTACCCAGCACCCGAGCGCCAGCACCTCGAACTCACTCGCACCGGTCGATTCGGACGGCACGCCGGTGGACAGCTGGAGCCGCCTCGGGGCCAACGCCAAGCTTCGCGTGTCCAAGACCGAGTTCCACGCCGGCAGCGCGCTGCAGCCTAACCTGCCGATCCTGGTGGCCAACGACGGCCGGTTGCTGCCGCAAACCTTTGAAGGCGTGACGGTAACGTCCAAAGACATCGATAACCTGACGATCAATGCCGGGCAACTCAACCGCTCCACGGGGCGTGCGTCGTCCAACTCCACAGGGTTGGCCATTGCCGGTGGCACCCAGGACAGCAACTCATTCACCTACGCCGGCGCCGACTGGAAAATCACCCCCACCACCACCCTGCAGTACTACCGCGCCGACCTGAAGGACTATTACACCCAGGATTTCCTTGGTTTGTTGAACACCACGCCGCTGGGTGAAAACTCCCGTTTTAAAACCGACCTGCGCTACTTCAACAGCAAATCCCAGGGTAAAAACGGCACCACCGGCTACCTCTTCAACAACAACGGCGGCTACGCCAGCGAACCGGGCAAAGTGGATAACACCACCTGGAGTGCGGCGTTCACCTACTACCTGGGCGGCAACGCATTCATGCTCGGCCGCCAGCAGGTGTCTGACTCCGGCGGCACCGTGTACTTGAACCAGGGCAACGTAGTGGGCGGCGCCGGCAACAGCGAAGGCAACGGCGGCGCCAGCGTCTACCTGATTACCGACGTGATGGATAACTCGTTCATCCGTGCAGGCGAAAACACCAACTTTGCCCAGTACTCCTACGATTTCGCCGCGCTGGGCGTGCCCGGTCTCTCGGCCTCGGCGCTGTACCTGCATGGCGACAACATCCGCTCGGTCGACGGCGCCAGCCGCTACTCGGAGTGGGAACGTGACATGCGCATCGACTACGTGGTGCAGAGCGGTCCGTTGAAAGGGTTTGGCACCTCGTTGCGCGAAGGCAGTTTCCGCAGCGGCATTCCCAACGTGGGTGCGGTGGACCAGGCGCGTGTGATCTTCAGCTACACCTACGCGATCTTCTGA
- a CDS encoding LacI family DNA-binding transcriptional regulator, which produces MTKQYPTRATRDDVAREAGTSVAVVSYVINDGPRPVAKATRQRVLDAIKHTGYRPNGVAQALASGKTRTYGLVVPNISNTFIASFAHALQQEALDNGLVILLGDSGDCRKRELNLINNLLSQRVDGLFYTSVDRHPHIELIQASGTPFVMLDRVNPSLAVNMLRVDERGAARQVTAHLLSHGYREVGIICGPPEMLNAQDRLNGWRDALADSGIEERAEWILPASYTRQGGYDATQRMLAAGPPARALFCSNEAQAIGCIRALSEHGIKVPEQVALVCFNGTEESAFYAPSLTTVCQPVREMAKAAIAMLLAWNGEVKLQEFSHRLVIGESCGCGAVQTPRV; this is translated from the coding sequence TTGACAAAACAGTATCCCACCCGGGCCACACGCGATGATGTGGCCCGCGAAGCAGGAACCTCGGTCGCGGTCGTCAGCTATGTGATCAACGACGGCCCAAGGCCCGTCGCCAAGGCGACGCGCCAGCGTGTACTGGATGCCATAAAACACACCGGTTACCGGCCCAATGGCGTCGCCCAGGCACTGGCCTCGGGCAAAACCCGCACCTATGGGCTGGTTGTGCCGAATATCTCGAATACCTTCATCGCCTCCTTCGCCCATGCACTGCAACAGGAAGCATTGGACAACGGCCTGGTCATCCTGCTGGGCGATTCCGGTGACTGCCGCAAGCGTGAGCTGAACCTGATCAACAACCTCCTGAGCCAGCGGGTGGATGGGCTGTTCTACACCAGCGTCGACCGCCACCCGCATATCGAGCTGATCCAGGCCAGCGGCACGCCTTTTGTGATGCTCGACCGCGTCAACCCCAGCCTGGCCGTCAATATGCTGCGGGTCGACGAGCGCGGCGCTGCACGTCAAGTCACTGCACATTTGCTGAGCCATGGTTACCGCGAGGTAGGCATCATTTGTGGCCCCCCGGAAATGCTCAACGCCCAGGACCGCTTGAACGGCTGGCGTGACGCGCTGGCGGACTCCGGCATTGAAGAACGCGCCGAATGGATATTGCCCGCCAGCTACACACGACAAGGCGGGTATGACGCGACGCAGCGCATGTTGGCCGCCGGCCCACCGGCCCGCGCGCTGTTTTGCTCCAACGAAGCGCAAGCCATCGGCTGTATTCGGGCCCTGTCGGAACACGGCATAAAAGTCCCCGAACAGGTAGCCCTGGTGTGTTTCAACGGTACCGAGGAGTCGGCGTTTTATGCGCCGTCACTGACCACCGTGTGCCAGCCCGTGCGGGAGATGGCCAAAGCCGCCATTGCCATGCTGCTGGCCTGGAATGGCGAGGTGAAGCTGCAAGAGTTTTCTCACCGTCTGGTGATTGGTGAGTCCTGCGGATGCGGCGCTGTGCAAACACCGCGAGTCTAA